A window of the Fuscovulum sp. genome harbors these coding sequences:
- a CDS encoding NAD(P)-dependent oxidoreductase: protein MTTPPFDTILITGAAGRLGTQLRRGLAPLARHLRLTDRVAINDLQPNESAFLAELADEAAVHAMCEGVDAIVHFGGAPMERPWEEVLNSSIRGSYHIYEGARKAGVGRIVYASSVHAIGYHRLEDQIDAESPHRPDSLYGLSKCFVEDLGRLYWDKFGVETAALRIFSSFPEPADRRMLWSWLSYEDCIRLVTAALTAPRVGFTVSFGMSDNAVKPVDNRLADHLGYFPQDNTEPYRAGVEAKTPIPDPKAPAVQHLGGWFVDLGHPDDEAAK, encoded by the coding sequence ATGACCACCCCGCCCTTTGACACGATCCTCATCACCGGTGCCGCAGGCCGCCTTGGCACCCAGCTGCGCCGTGGCCTTGCGCCCCTTGCCCGCCATCTGCGCCTGACAGACCGGGTCGCCATCAACGATCTGCAACCCAACGAATCCGCCTTCCTCGCCGAACTGGCCGATGAGGCTGCGGTTCATGCCATGTGCGAAGGGGTGGATGCCATCGTCCATTTTGGCGGCGCACCGATGGAACGCCCTTGGGAAGAGGTGCTGAATTCCAGCATCCGGGGCAGCTATCACATCTATGAAGGCGCGCGGAAGGCTGGGGTGGGGCGCATCGTCTATGCATCCTCCGTCCACGCCATCGGTTACCATCGGCTGGAAGATCAGATTGATGCAGAAAGCCCCCATCGCCCGGATAGCCTCTATGGCCTGTCAAAATGCTTTGTCGAAGATCTGGGCCGACTATACTGGGACAAGTTCGGGGTTGAGACCGCCGCCCTGCGCATCTTTTCAAGCTTTCCCGAACCGGCGGATCGGCGAATGCTGTGGTCGTGGCTATCCTACGAGGATTGCATCCGTCTGGTGACTGCCGCCCTGACCGCGCCACGCGTGGGGTTTACGGTGTCTTTCGGCATGTCGGACAACGCGGTGAAACCGGTCGATAACCGGCTGGCGGATCACCTTGGCTATTTCCCGCAAGACAATACCGAACCCTATCGCGCTGGGGTCGAGGCGAAGACGCCAATCCCTGATCCCAAAGCCCCCGCCGTGCAACATCTGGGGGGCTGGTTCGTCGATCTGGGCCACCCGGATGATGAGGCCGCAAAATGA